One window of Polynucleobacter sp. HIN5 genomic DNA carries:
- a CDS encoding chlorophyllide a reductase iron protein subunit X: MSPATAKLEGVPAEATVQFVNLKKEADMEPDPVHKGPVTKETQIIAIYGKGGIGKSFTLANLSYMMAQQGKKVLLIGCDPKSDTTSLLFGGKACPTIIETSSKKKLSGDAVSIGDVCFKRDGVFAMELGGPEVGRGCGGRGIIHGFETLEKLGFHDWGFDYVLLDFLGDVVCGGFGLPIARDMCQKVIVVGSNDLQSLYVANNVCSAVEYFRKLGGNVGVAGMVINKDDSTGEAQAFAEKVGIPVLAAIPAHEDIRRKSASYEIIGRPGTQWGPLFEELATNVADAPPVRPKPLSQDDLLGLFSSDITGRDYVLEPATEVDMMGKDAVVKKTLEVVYDKV, translated from the coding sequence ATGAGTCCAGCAACCGCAAAATTAGAAGGTGTGCCAGCCGAAGCAACGGTGCAATTTGTCAATCTCAAAAAAGAGGCTGACATGGAACCGGATCCAGTCCACAAAGGACCCGTCACCAAAGAAACACAAATTATTGCCATTTATGGCAAGGGCGGAATTGGGAAAAGTTTTACCCTCGCTAATCTTTCATACATGATGGCCCAGCAAGGTAAGAAGGTATTGCTGATTGGTTGCGATCCAAAGAGCGATACCACCTCCTTATTGTTTGGAGGTAAAGCATGCCCCACTATTATTGAAACCTCCTCGAAGAAAAAGTTATCGGGTGATGCAGTTTCGATTGGTGATGTGTGCTTCAAACGCGATGGTGTATTTGCGATGGAGCTCGGTGGCCCCGAAGTAGGGCGCGGTTGCGGAGGGCGCGGCATCATCCACGGTTTTGAAACCCTTGAGAAGTTGGGATTTCATGACTGGGGTTTTGATTACGTCTTGTTGGATTTCTTAGGCGATGTGGTGTGTGGTGGATTTGGATTGCCGATTGCACGGGACATGTGCCAAAAAGTGATTGTGGTGGGTAGCAATGATTTGCAATCCCTCTATGTAGCAAACAATGTTTGCTCCGCCGTGGAGTATTTCCGTAAGTTGGGCGGCAATGTCGGTGTGGCTGGAATGGTGATCAATAAGGATGACAGCACCGGCGAAGCTCAAGCCTTTGCAGAAAAAGTTGGCATCCCAGTCTTGGCTGCCATTCCTGCGCACGAAGATATTCGTCGTAAAAGTGCTAGCTATGAAATCATCGGCCGCCCTGGTACGCAGTGGGGCCCACTCTTTGAAGAGCTGGCGACCAATGTTGCAGATGCACCGCCGGTGCGACCCAAGCCACTGAGCCAAGACGATCTCTTAGGACTTTTCTCATCGGACATTACCGGTCGCGACTACGTTCTTGAGCCCGCTACCGAAGTCGACATGATGGGCAAAGACGCGGTGGTGAAGAAAACCCTTGAAGTGGTGTACGACAAAGTTTAA
- the bchC gene encoding chlorophyll synthesis pathway protein BchC has translation MNTIYQAKAIVLEKPESVVLSELKLSPVTETDVVVDIEWSGISTGTEKLLWSGRMPHFPGMGYPLVPGYESVGKIYQAGIRSGYQPGQRVFVPGARCFGDVKGLFGGAASRVVVPASRVIGVDNKLGAEAVLFALAATAHHVTSAEWSQQPDLIIGHGVLGRLIARIAVLAGKTPVVWETDADRRTGAIGYEVIDPKADQKRYYKTIVDVSGDAALLDTLISCLAPGGEIVLAGFYDAPMTFSFPQAFMREARIRVAAQWQPKDLLAVKHLAESGRLSLDGLITHHASPAHADKAYRQAFSDKDCLKMVLDWRTLQ, from the coding sequence ATGAACACAATCTATCAAGCAAAGGCCATCGTGCTCGAGAAGCCCGAGAGCGTTGTCTTGAGTGAGCTGAAGTTATCACCCGTCACAGAGACGGATGTTGTGGTTGATATTGAATGGAGCGGTATTAGTACAGGTACTGAAAAACTTCTATGGAGTGGGCGCATGCCCCACTTCCCGGGCATGGGTTATCCACTGGTACCGGGCTATGAGTCGGTCGGCAAAATTTATCAAGCAGGAATTCGGTCTGGGTATCAGCCTGGCCAACGCGTATTTGTTCCAGGGGCGCGGTGCTTCGGTGATGTGAAAGGCCTCTTCGGCGGCGCGGCATCACGCGTGGTTGTGCCAGCAAGTCGAGTGATTGGTGTGGACAACAAGTTAGGCGCAGAAGCCGTTTTGTTTGCCTTAGCAGCGACAGCGCATCACGTCACATCGGCTGAATGGAGTCAACAGCCTGATTTGATTATTGGTCACGGTGTTTTAGGTCGTCTCATTGCGCGCATTGCGGTGCTTGCCGGCAAAACACCAGTGGTTTGGGAAACCGATGCCGATCGCCGCACTGGAGCAATTGGCTACGAGGTAATTGACCCAAAAGCAGATCAAAAGCGCTATTACAAAACGATTGTCGATGTGAGTGGTGACGCAGCGCTACTCGATACCTTGATTTCATGTTTGGCTCCTGGCGGTGAGATTGTCTTGGCGGGTTTTTATGACGCGCCAATGACATTCTCATTTCCGCAGGCGTTTATGCGTGAAGCACGGATTCGGGTGGCAGCGCAATGGCAGCCTAAAGATTTATTGGCTGTGAAACACTTAGCCGAGTCGGGTCGGCTCTCATTAGATGGATTGATTACGCATCATGCCTCACCAGCACATGCGGATAAAGCCTATCGCCAAGCGTTTAGCGATAAAGATTGTTTAAAGATGGTCCTTGATTGGAGAACCTTGCAATGA
- a CDS encoding methyltransferase, with the protein MPLSERVSEDTQTHHRSLKDTFADWRNSVIASPRFQRWAARFPLTRWVVRRQASALFDVMAGFVYSQILLACVKVNLFELLANGSLSKAQLQERIALPPAGLNRLLDAAVAIRLLTKRDNEHYALGMLGAPLVGNRALVDMIIHHGDFYRDLQDPLALLRGDISGKAAMAEYWPYIDHAHDPKPESLSAERVANYSKLMAHTQPLVTAEVIDAYSFTKHRHLLDIGGGQGAFATQLARLYPQLRCTIFDLPGVAELASTQIAKTDLTNRIEAIGGNFFDGALPKGADVATLIRVIFDHDDSRVKILLRNVFNALEPGASLILAEPMADTPGQEAMGDAYFGFYLLAMGRGRPRSQAEITQMLIEAGFEAVRLLPSAIPLNAQILHCKKPMISVA; encoded by the coding sequence ATGCCACTGTCTGAGCGTGTGTCCGAAGACACGCAAACCCATCACCGCTCATTGAAAGACACCTTCGCCGATTGGCGAAATAGTGTCATTGCCTCACCCCGATTTCAGCGCTGGGCTGCGCGCTTTCCATTGACACGCTGGGTCGTGCGGCGTCAAGCCTCTGCACTCTTTGATGTAATGGCGGGCTTTGTGTACTCCCAAATTTTATTGGCCTGTGTGAAAGTCAATCTTTTTGAATTGCTCGCAAACGGCTCTTTGTCTAAAGCACAATTGCAAGAGCGCATTGCGTTACCGCCCGCAGGCCTCAATCGTTTACTCGACGCAGCAGTTGCCATTCGTCTTTTAACAAAACGCGACAACGAGCACTATGCACTTGGCATGCTAGGAGCGCCTTTAGTTGGTAATCGTGCACTCGTCGATATGATCATTCATCACGGCGATTTCTATCGTGATCTGCAAGATCCGTTAGCACTCTTGCGCGGTGATATTTCTGGGAAAGCGGCGATGGCCGAGTATTGGCCCTATATCGATCACGCCCACGATCCCAAACCAGAATCATTATCGGCCGAGCGCGTTGCGAACTATTCAAAGCTGATGGCGCACACCCAACCTTTGGTCACTGCCGAAGTGATCGATGCCTACTCATTTACTAAGCACCGTCATTTACTGGACATTGGTGGTGGACAGGGCGCGTTTGCGACTCAACTTGCAAGACTTTACCCGCAGTTGCGGTGCACGATTTTTGATCTTCCTGGCGTTGCTGAGTTAGCGAGTACTCAGATTGCCAAAACAGATCTAACGAATCGCATCGAAGCGATTGGTGGAAATTTTTTCGATGGGGCGTTACCCAAGGGTGCGGATGTTGCTACGCTCATCCGAGTCATTTTTGATCACGATGACTCCCGGGTCAAAATCCTATTACGTAATGTTTTCAATGCTTTAGAGCCGGGAGCAAGTCTAATTCTGGCTGAGCCGATGGCCGATACCCCAGGCCAAGAGGCAATGGGGGATGCGTATTTTGGCTTCTATCTGCTGGCGATGGGGCGGGGAAGGCCCCGTTCGCAAGCCGAAATTACCCAAATGCTGATCGAGGCCGGCTTTGAGGCTGTTCGCCTATTGCCATCCGCTATCCCCTTGAATGCACAGATCTTGCATTGTAAAAAGCCAATGATTTCAGTGGCTTAG
- a CDS encoding polyprenyl synthetase family protein, protein MSSKISPSHAMQQRIEKGLHQALAIAESKTAPQNLQRALHHAVFPGGARIRPQLCLAVAAACGDDDPDLSIAAAGAIELLHCASLVHDDLPCFDNAMVRRGQPSVHAAFGERIAVLTGDALIVLAFQYMASCSMRSPLRLAPLLKTIAASVGAPHGIVSGQAWECESKVQLSQYQKEKTGSLFEAATAAGAQAAGADADTWKPLGEWLGEAYQVADDIRDVLADQATMGKPQGQDLAHDRPSSARDLGLVGAVQHFDELVYKAIHSIPSCKGEKMLRALVAKEAERLIPEAWFINTSRPLHHHATV, encoded by the coding sequence ATGAGCTCAAAAATCAGCCCCAGTCACGCGATGCAGCAGCGTATTGAAAAGGGCTTGCATCAAGCGCTTGCCATCGCAGAGTCTAAGACAGCCCCACAAAATTTACAAAGGGCTTTGCATCATGCGGTATTCCCAGGTGGAGCACGGATTCGGCCGCAACTATGTTTAGCGGTCGCCGCCGCCTGCGGGGATGATGATCCGGATTTATCGATTGCGGCCGCAGGCGCGATTGAACTTTTGCATTGCGCATCACTAGTGCACGATGACTTACCCTGTTTTGATAATGCGATGGTGCGTCGTGGGCAGCCATCCGTACACGCTGCATTTGGTGAACGCATTGCCGTGCTTACGGGTGATGCGCTGATTGTGTTGGCATTTCAGTACATGGCTTCGTGCAGCATGCGCTCACCACTGCGCTTAGCACCACTTCTAAAAACGATCGCTGCCTCGGTGGGTGCGCCGCACGGGATTGTGTCGGGTCAAGCCTGGGAGTGCGAATCCAAAGTCCAACTGTCGCAATACCAAAAAGAAAAAACCGGTTCACTCTTTGAGGCTGCAACCGCAGCAGGCGCGCAAGCCGCAGGAGCGGATGCTGATACTTGGAAACCACTCGGTGAGTGGTTGGGTGAAGCCTATCAAGTGGCCGATGACATTCGCGATGTATTAGCTGATCAAGCAACGATGGGTAAACCACAAGGCCAAGATTTAGCCCATGATCGACCAAGCTCTGCGCGAGATCTTGGATTGGTGGGCGCAGTTCAGCATTTTGATGAGTTGGTATACAAAGCAATTCATTCGATACCGTCGTGTAAAGGCGAGAAGATGCTACGCGCTCTGGTCGCAAAAGAGGCAGAACGCTTGATTCCCGAAGCATGGTTTATCAATACGAGTCGACCGCTGCATCACCATGCCACTGTCTGA
- the bchO gene encoding alpha/beta fold hydrolase BchO, translated as MSSINRIPYDWPNRQISRSVTVGDLTWHAQISGKGPVILLLHGTGSSTHSWGELTPLLNQEAQVLSVDLPGHAFTLGASVDSLRLEQIASNLIALIGELKMAWPTMVVGHSAGAPLALAFANLAPTKPQVIIGLNPSLIPPPPSYTQFFGPMLGPVTKSATLASILAKLAPLSGMTDRLLDSTNTNLPETNRNYYRRLFQSPEHVRGAMNFMASANIDQVLKAGANLPSKLIWVIGESDQWVPENGLKKIIKQYFPKSTVIHWSGGHIMHEVETTKTADLILSELRALKK; from the coding sequence ATGAGCTCCATTAATCGCATTCCCTACGACTGGCCAAACCGCCAAATTAGCCGCTCCGTCACCGTGGGCGATCTCACCTGGCATGCCCAAATCTCAGGCAAAGGGCCGGTAATTTTGTTACTGCATGGCACCGGTTCCTCCACACACTCTTGGGGCGAGCTCACGCCTTTACTCAATCAAGAGGCGCAAGTTCTTAGCGTCGATTTACCAGGGCACGCCTTTACTCTGGGAGCTTCAGTGGATTCCTTACGACTCGAGCAGATCGCAAGTAATTTGATTGCATTGATTGGCGAACTCAAAATGGCATGGCCAACCATGGTCGTTGGTCATTCTGCTGGCGCTCCCCTAGCACTCGCCTTTGCTAATCTGGCACCCACTAAACCACAAGTCATTATTGGTCTCAATCCCTCACTGATTCCGCCGCCGCCGAGCTACACCCAATTTTTTGGACCCATGTTGGGACCAGTCACTAAATCGGCTACTCTGGCATCGATTCTGGCAAAGCTTGCACCGCTCTCAGGCATGACCGATCGATTACTAGATTCCACCAATACCAATTTGCCTGAAACAAATCGCAACTACTATCGACGCCTGTTTCAATCCCCTGAGCATGTGCGCGGCGCCATGAACTTTATGGCTTCAGCCAATATTGATCAAGTACTCAAAGCAGGTGCAAACCTTCCAAGCAAGTTAATTTGGGTGATTGGTGAGAGCGATCAGTGGGTTCCAGAAAATGGCTTGAAGAAAATCATCAAGCAATACTTTCCGAAATCAACCGTGATCCATTGGTCAGGCGGTCATATCATGCACGAAGTGGAAACGACCAAGACCGCTGATTTAATCTTGAGTGAACTAAGAGCGCTTAAGAAGTAA
- a CDS encoding magnesium chelatase subunit D: MNPYWLTCLQVAQLITLAPHVFGGVIVHARSGSVRERWLQTLEQLARHHGLVTPIRKIPSGISDENLLGGLDIEATIISGKPIFRPGLLSHCDQSLVILPMAERLEAGTVARIATALDHGAIQVERDGHGERIACAMGVVALDESIEEDESVNPKLIERCAFYINLDSIAWHDLPDVKLDAEFIDLDRTSIQERAEQIMLSDEQYAALVGIAAQLGIISLRAVQFTVRTARYLAAMDLEWHEREPSQEHLERAVTLVLLPRATQLPNATDETQAEDEPNPEPTPEQNEEANSEETQSQNQETEVLEDQVLDAAQAAIPRELLDRLTQLALVRQKNHSAGKAGTSQLSSQRGRPMGSKPGMPSGNQRLSLMDTLRAAVPWQRIRQAQLKSSQNPYQPKILIRKDDLRVKRYRQRNQTLTTFVVDASGSSAINRLAEAKGAVELLLAECYVRRDQVALISFRGSEAELLLSPTRSLVRAKRSLASLPGGGGTPLALAIDTAFALAKGSLKKGMTPTLVFLTDGRANIARDGTPGRTQAQIDAEQSAKLASQMKVRSLWIDTSPQAREEGQQIARLIGSYYLPLPHARAHELSQAVLGVLHT; encoded by the coding sequence ATGAACCCTTACTGGTTGACCTGTTTACAGGTTGCACAGTTAATCACACTTGCGCCCCATGTGTTTGGTGGGGTGATCGTACACGCACGCTCAGGATCTGTCCGAGAGCGGTGGTTACAAACACTTGAGCAACTTGCACGCCATCATGGTTTAGTAACACCCATACGAAAGATCCCCAGCGGTATCTCGGACGAGAACTTACTCGGTGGCTTGGATATTGAGGCTACCATCATTTCTGGTAAGCCAATCTTTCGACCGGGGCTCTTAAGTCACTGCGATCAAAGTCTCGTGATTCTGCCAATGGCTGAACGCCTCGAAGCAGGAACAGTAGCCCGTATTGCGACTGCCCTCGATCATGGCGCCATTCAGGTTGAGCGTGATGGACATGGAGAACGCATCGCATGCGCCATGGGTGTAGTTGCCCTTGATGAAAGTATTGAAGAGGACGAGAGTGTGAATCCAAAATTGATCGAGCGCTGCGCGTTTTATATTAATTTAGATTCAATCGCATGGCATGACCTACCAGACGTCAAACTCGATGCGGAGTTCATTGATCTCGATCGCACATCGATTCAAGAGCGGGCTGAACAAATCATGCTCAGTGATGAGCAATACGCCGCCCTCGTCGGAATTGCGGCGCAGTTAGGCATTATTTCCTTGCGTGCGGTGCAATTTACAGTCAGAACTGCGCGGTACTTGGCAGCCATGGATCTCGAGTGGCATGAGAGAGAGCCCAGCCAAGAACATCTTGAGCGCGCGGTGACCCTGGTGTTATTGCCAAGAGCAACCCAATTACCCAATGCGACCGACGAGACTCAAGCTGAGGATGAGCCCAATCCTGAACCAACTCCTGAACAAAACGAGGAAGCGAATTCAGAAGAGACTCAATCTCAGAATCAAGAGACTGAAGTTCTTGAAGATCAAGTATTAGATGCGGCGCAAGCAGCGATCCCTCGTGAGCTGCTTGATCGACTCACTCAACTCGCGTTGGTACGACAAAAAAATCATTCTGCTGGCAAGGCAGGTACCAGCCAATTAAGCAGTCAACGCGGTCGACCAATGGGTTCAAAGCCTGGTATGCCCTCTGGCAATCAACGACTGAGTTTGATGGACACCCTGCGCGCCGCAGTACCCTGGCAGCGGATTCGTCAAGCCCAACTTAAGAGTAGTCAGAATCCGTATCAGCCAAAAATTCTCATTCGCAAGGATGATCTACGCGTCAAGCGCTATCGACAACGCAATCAAACACTCACAACCTTTGTGGTTGATGCTTCTGGGTCTTCGGCGATTAATCGACTAGCCGAAGCAAAGGGTGCGGTTGAGTTGTTGTTAGCGGAGTGCTATGTGCGACGCGATCAGGTGGCACTGATTAGTTTTCGGGGAAGCGAAGCAGAACTTTTGCTAAGCCCAACTCGTTCCTTGGTCAGAGCGAAGCGCTCTTTAGCATCACTACCCGGTGGTGGCGGCACACCACTAGCCCTTGCGATTGATACGGCCTTTGCACTGGCGAAGGGATCGCTCAAAAAAGGGATGACCCCCACTTTGGTATTCCTAACCGATGGCCGCGCCAATATTGCACGTGATGGCACACCGGGGCGAACTCAAGCGCAAATCGATGCGGAGCAATCCGCTAAATTAGCATCGCAGATGAAGGTACGCAGTTTATGGATTGATACCTCGCCGCAAGCGCGCGAGGAGGGTCAACAGATTGCCCGACTGATTGGTTCGTACTATTTACCTCTACCGCATGCGCGCGCACACGAACTCTCGCAAGCGGTTTTAGGTGTCCTGCACACCTGA
- the bchI gene encoding magnesium chelatase ATPase subunit I — MTRNYPFSAIVGQEDMKLAILVAALEPSVGGVLVMGDRGTGKSTAVRGLAALLPMMTVVKDCAYGCDPKAMAGLCPICGAGAKAKPKTEQRPVPVIDLPLGATEDRVLGALDIEKALTLGEKAFEPGLLAKANRGFLYIDEVNLLDDHLVDLLIDVAASGQNVVEREGLSVRHPARFVLVGSGNPEEGELRPQLLDRFGLAVEVKTPTDMPSRVEIIKRRDAFERNPEAFMKIWDQEDAKIRVMMASARKKLASVKVDDKLLHDASTLCAHLGTDGLRGELTLLRASRAVAALDGKNKVTRDHLKRIAVPALQHRLRRNPLDESSSATRVQRALDELFS, encoded by the coding sequence ATGACCCGTAATTACCCATTCTCAGCCATTGTGGGCCAAGAGGATATGAAACTCGCCATTTTGGTGGCCGCACTCGAACCGAGCGTGGGGGGTGTCTTGGTGATGGGTGATCGAGGGACTGGTAAATCGACGGCAGTTCGTGGACTGGCAGCATTGCTACCAATGATGACCGTTGTCAAAGACTGTGCGTATGGCTGTGACCCCAAAGCCATGGCAGGTCTCTGTCCTATTTGTGGTGCGGGAGCAAAAGCTAAGCCCAAAACGGAGCAGCGCCCCGTCCCGGTCATTGATCTTCCTTTGGGCGCGACCGAGGACCGGGTGCTGGGTGCGTTGGATATTGAAAAAGCCCTAACACTTGGTGAGAAGGCCTTTGAGCCCGGCTTGTTGGCAAAAGCCAATCGTGGATTTTTGTATATCGATGAGGTTAATCTGTTAGACGATCACTTGGTTGATCTACTCATTGATGTCGCAGCCTCGGGACAGAATGTGGTGGAGCGTGAGGGTTTAAGTGTGCGCCATCCCGCCCGATTTGTATTGGTGGGCAGCGGCAATCCCGAGGAGGGCGAGTTGCGCCCCCAACTCTTAGATCGCTTTGGTCTAGCCGTTGAAGTCAAAACTCCAACGGATATGCCCAGCCGTGTCGAGATCATTAAACGACGCGATGCCTTTGAGCGTAACCCCGAGGCCTTCATGAAGATCTGGGATCAAGAAGATGCGAAGATTCGGGTGATGATGGCAAGTGCGCGTAAGAAACTCGCGAGTGTGAAAGTTGATGACAAATTACTACACGATGCGAGTACGCTCTGCGCCCATCTGGGTACCGATGGCCTACGCGGCGAGCTCACGCTCTTGCGCGCCTCGCGTGCAGTTGCTGCGCTCGATGGAAAGAATAAAGTCACGCGCGATCATCTCAAGCGCATTGCAGTACCCGCACTCCAGCATCGCTTACGTCGCAATCCTCTCGACGAATCGAGCTCAGCAACGCGTGTGCAACGGGCACTTGATGAGTTGTTTTCCTAA
- a CDS encoding phosphate-starvation-inducible protein PsiE, translating into MSDNKPKDIKNVEHRIESWLIPTGNLFVSLFHRIALFAIGAATVWAAGMSFFEMMQKPYASVQDLLLLFIYLEIGAMVGIYFKTNHMPVRFLIYIAITAVTRLIIDLVGTKHEADMGILLMGLTILVLALANALVRYASNKFPSKPDQHGGE; encoded by the coding sequence ATGAGCGATAACAAGCCAAAAGACATTAAAAACGTGGAGCATCGGATTGAGTCTTGGCTCATTCCCACGGGCAATCTCTTTGTTTCTTTATTTCATCGAATTGCCTTATTTGCAATCGGGGCGGCTACGGTTTGGGCAGCTGGGATGAGTTTCTTTGAAATGATGCAAAAGCCCTATGCTTCGGTCCAAGATTTACTCCTTCTCTTTATTTATTTAGAAATTGGTGCGATGGTCGGAATTTACTTTAAGACCAATCACATGCCTGTACGTTTCTTGATCTACATTGCCATTACCGCAGTCACGCGCCTCATTATTGATCTGGTTGGTACGAAGCATGAGGCGGATATGGGCATCTTGCTAATGGGCTTAACCATTTTGGTCTTAGCGCTCGCCAATGCACTCGTTCGCTATGCCTCTAATAAATTTCCGAGTAAGCCCGATCAACACGGCGGAGAATAA
- a CDS encoding class II aldolase/adducin family protein → MSPAERLTRIDLAACYRLCAFEGWDDLIYTHISATVPGEPNHYLINPFGYQFDEITASNLVKVNTKGEIVDPNSPYRVNPTGFAIHGAVHRARPNANCVMHLHNTAGIAVSAQENGLLPLSQHAMRFMGHLGYHEYEGVALTESEGKRLTQSLGKHPAMLLRNHGTLTVGRTIGEAYMVMATLIKACEIQIAALSSPQLHLPKQSVIQKAADELHDSGAEEGILEWPALLRMLDRFDESYKD, encoded by the coding sequence GTGAGTCCTGCCGAGCGGCTAACGCGGATTGATTTAGCGGCCTGTTACCGCTTATGTGCATTTGAGGGCTGGGATGATCTCATTTATACCCACATCTCAGCGACCGTTCCCGGCGAGCCCAATCATTACCTCATCAATCCCTTTGGCTACCAGTTTGATGAAATCACCGCATCTAATTTGGTCAAGGTCAATACTAAGGGCGAGATTGTGGATCCTAACTCACCTTACCGCGTCAATCCTACGGGCTTTGCAATCCATGGAGCAGTGCATCGCGCCCGTCCTAATGCGAACTGTGTGATGCATCTGCATAACACCGCTGGGATTGCAGTATCAGCCCAGGAGAATGGTTTATTACCACTCTCGCAGCATGCCATGCGCTTTATGGGGCATCTTGGTTACCATGAGTACGAAGGGGTTGCACTCACCGAATCGGAAGGAAAACGCCTTACTCAATCCCTCGGTAAACACCCTGCCATGCTATTGCGTAACCACGGAACACTCACCGTAGGTCGTACGATCGGTGAGGCCTATATGGTGATGGCCACTCTAATTAAAGCCTGCGAGATTCAAATTGCTGCTCTATCGAGTCCACAATTGCATCTACCCAAGCAAAGTGTGATCCAAAAAGCTGCCGATGAATTACATGACAGCGGTGCTGAAGAAGGAATACTCGAATGGCCTGCGCTACTGCGAATGCTCGATCGCTTTGATGAGAGCTATAAAGATTAA
- a CDS encoding 4-oxalocrotonate tautomerase, which translates to MPTFNVQMFEGRTVEQKRNFVAEVTRVTCETLGCSPGSVDIIITDVKKEDWATGGKLWCDAD; encoded by the coding sequence ATGCCCACATTTAATGTGCAAATGTTTGAAGGACGAACGGTCGAGCAAAAGCGCAACTTTGTTGCCGAAGTAACCCGCGTCACCTGTGAGACCTTAGGATGCAGCCCTGGATCGGTCGACATCATCATCACCGATGTGAAGAAAGAAGACTGGGCGACCGGTGGTAAGTTATGGTGTGATGCGGATTAA
- a CDS encoding cobalamin B12-binding domain-containing protein, with translation MPLRRYAGLIKEKLFSKSEEQQKVNPQRAEWDACAEDNLSHSHDQRVKQLAVDIGNQPLSLKAGPQEHLDWLMQTIETNVIPRLLVAHSSAIEANRSPLMNVRLNDPLRVDELTQLVLRDDATKAAEFVQALYEQGVPLDEIYLRLLAPVARRLGVMWVEDSASFTQVTTGIWRIKQLIYDFSPLFQEFARTDDQAPHAVLVPLPGSQHTLGLFMVSEFFRRAGWKVWGELAATQADIVVAVKTQHVDLVGLSVSTEDQLPALHRFINLLKAESLNPTIGVMVGGPIFNARPELKQEVQADIVGLDAEEALAQAEFFLQKSKH, from the coding sequence ATGCCTCTAAGGCGATATGCAGGCCTCATTAAGGAAAAATTATTTTCCAAAAGTGAGGAGCAACAAAAGGTCAACCCCCAAAGGGCTGAATGGGATGCCTGTGCAGAAGATAACCTAAGTCATTCTCACGATCAGCGCGTCAAGCAATTAGCGGTCGATATTGGAAATCAGCCATTAAGTCTCAAAGCAGGTCCGCAGGAACATCTGGATTGGTTGATGCAAACCATTGAGACCAATGTGATCCCACGTCTATTGGTGGCTCACAGCAGTGCGATTGAGGCCAATCGTTCACCGCTGATGAATGTTCGACTCAATGATCCCCTACGGGTTGATGAGCTTACGCAGTTAGTATTGCGTGACGATGCAACGAAAGCCGCTGAGTTCGTGCAAGCTCTCTACGAACAAGGTGTGCCCCTTGATGAAATCTACCTTCGTTTATTAGCTCCAGTCGCGAGACGTTTAGGCGTGATGTGGGTGGAGGACAGCGCTAGCTTTACTCAAGTGACTACTGGTATTTGGCGTATCAAGCAATTGATTTATGACTTTAGTCCGCTCTTTCAGGAGTTCGCGCGCACCGACGATCAAGCACCACATGCGGTATTGGTTCCATTGCCCGGATCGCAGCATACCTTAGGACTCTTTATGGTTTCAGAGTTTTTTCGAAGAGCCGGATGGAAGGTGTGGGGTGAGTTAGCGGCAACGCAAGCCGATATCGTTGTTGCCGTGAAGACGCAGCATGTCGATTTAGTTGGGCTCTCAGTCAGTACCGAGGATCAACTACCGGCCTTACATCGGTTTATCAACTTACTCAAAGCCGAATCGCTGAATCCAACGATTGGGGTGATGGTAGGCGGCCCCATTTTTAATGCAAGACCCGAGCTCAAACAGGAAGTGCAGGCCGATATTGTGGGCTTGGATGCGGAGGAAGCCCTAGCGCAAGCCGAGTTTTTCTTGCAGAAATCAAAGCACTAA